TACAAGCATCAATAAAAGGCTCGGCTGTCATTGAGATCTTTAATGGCAAACTCATGGAAGGTGAGGCATACCAGTTTAGTGGTTTAGCTGTTTCGGGTAATAGTATAAATCAACACGTCACTCATGTCGTCTGAATTTCCAAGAAAAAACTACAGCTGTCGTGATTAAGGAAACAAACATCCCGATGTTTGGATTCTCATTCATTCCATATTCTGAATTGATCAACCTAAGTATTGATACATCTTTTCTGGTTGGTGAGTACATCTTTTCtatttgatattttcttttgttttgattttttaaattgaaatactattttaaatatctGGAAAAAAATTGACTCTTTCATTTAcgaaaatttaatattttttcatttatataatttgtttttcaaaaatatgaatttaaaattaacaaaaaattaaagaaaaaagaaaaaaaaaatctaacacCTTTTTAGAAAAATAGACATACAGtaaaaaaaactcttttatttGCTATTTTCTTCTGTTTCGATATTTAGATATTTACTTATCTTTTTAAACTGAAAAcactatttttaaattttaaaaaaaattatttgaaaaaaaaaatcaactccttctttTACGgtaatttaatatttgatttaCATAAccaatttttcaaaatttgaattaaaaaaatctctttttataaaaaaaatgtacataCGGTTGTTAACTAGAAAAGTTAGAAAAGTTAgaaatgaaattaaacaaaGTTAACATTAACTACTTTATCTTTTCCATCATTTACAGATATAATTGGATTGTTATCTGGTCAACCTCGGCTCACTCATTATGGAAAGGGGAAGACGAAGATTCTCAATATAGATCTGTTAATTGATGGGTACGTATTTGGTTTACCAATCAATAATTTATGTTCTTAATTCCATCCATTTACAACATAATGACTTCAAATtagatatatttatttaatgcagACATAAAATGGAGTGTGGATTGTTTGGTGAATACGCTGATGAGTTTAACACATTGCTTCATAATGACACTTCTCCCAGCCAAGTTGTCGTTATTAATATGGCAAGAGTTAAATTTTATAAGGGTAACAACTCTAAATTTATTTAACATCTTAATTTTATGCAACACGTAGATAATGTGTTTTTTATGGTGATTTTATACAAAGGTAAAAATGTACTGCAaaactcaatgtatggaacaaagaTATTTTTCAACCCTGATATTCCTGAGGTCCTTGCTATCAAGCAAGGTACGTACATTGCAATATTCTCTTCCTAATAGTACCCACCATGCCCATTCATTTTATGCTGACTCAATTCATTCTTATTTTAAGCATAATGGTCAATCAAAGTCTCACaccattcaacaatcaactcaatGATCATAGCCAATTGAAACCAGAAGATGACTTCTTACGCCTGACGCCGAGGATGGATATTGAGCAAATGAAGGAGTGCAGTAcggtaataaaattaatatcaatGAAACCTCAACCTGTAAAATCAGCAAGGGTAGCTTGAAGGCTAAGTTGTTGCAGCAATCTTCTTTGATCATATGGGATGAAGCGCCTATTTTGAACAGATTTTGCTTTGAAGCTCTTGATAGGACACTCAAGGATATAATGTCATCTGAGAATCGAGCAAATGCCAATAAACCGTTTGGAGGTAAGGTAGTTGTATTAGGAGAGGATTTCAGACAAATACTCCCTGTTATTCAAAAGGGATCTAGACAAGATATAGTTGCAGCAACTGTAAATTCTACATATTTATGGGAAAACTGCAAAGTTCTTTCCTTGAAATAAAATATGAGGTTACTTAATACGAATGGACATCAAGATAATGATGACATCAAAGAATTTGCTGAGTGGATTCTTAAATTGGGAAACGGTGAATCAGCAACCAATGATGACGGTGAAAAGCTTATTGATGTTCCTCATGATCTTTTGATTACTGATCCATCTGAACCGTTGCTCCAACTTATACAGTTTGTTTATCCAGATATGGTTTCTCATCTTACAGATCCAACCTTTTATCAAGAAAGAGCTATATTAGCCCCCACATTAGAATCAGTTGAAAAAGTCAATCAATATATTTTATCTTGCATTGAAAGGGAAGAAAAAGAATATCTGAGTTGTGATTATGCTTGCAAGTCTGATGAGGACAATGATGTTGAAGCTGCATGGTTAACCCCGGAGTTTCTACATGAAGTAAAATGTTCAAGAATTCCAAATCACAAATTGGTGTTGAAGAAAGGGGTGCCTGTCATGCTTCTAAGAAACTTAGACCAATCCTCTGGATTATGTAATGGAACTAGACTATTAATAGAGGATTTGTGCCCAAATGTGATCGGTGTGACTGTTGTGACTGGAACAAATTCCGGAAAAAAAGTTTACATTGGTAGAATGAGTTTGATTCCACAAGACTCTGGTCTTCCATTCAAATTTGAAAGGCGACAGTTTCCATTGGCTATTTGTTACGCAATGACCATCAACAAGAGTCAAGGGCAGTCTTTGAGCCATGTTGGATTATACCTTCCTAGACCAGTATTCACTCATGATCAGTTTTACGTAGCAGTATCAAGAGTCAAAAGTAGAAAAGGGTTAAGAATCCTAATATTGGATGATGAAGGAGAAATTACCACTTCAACAACAAATGTTGCCTACAGGGAggtctttgaaaatatttgaggTTTGttctttatttaatatttttagtcAATTGAAATTACTTTGTACTTTCAATATATCATATAATATGTTGCTATTTCTATTTGGTACTTGAATGATGAGATTCCAATTCAATTGTGTGattccttttatttttgttgtttaatATTATGAGTGAAGGTTGCAAGAGATATTGTGTGGCAAAATATCCATGGAGTCTTTCAGCCCGACAGATAACTGTGTTGATAATAATAGTTTTACTTAAAAGTTGTTAGATGATTTTTACTACTGATTCTGATAATTTATTTGAAGTACATATTGCATTCATCTTATTTTGGAATAATCATATTAGTCAAATGTTATGATATTACATGTTCCTATGATGCTTAAGCTATTACGTGCTGGGAATACTATTGTCTATCACTACATACATGAAATTTCAAGCTACTTAAATATGCACTAATCTGTCATGTGACTacaaatatgtttttattttactaatatatattgtTTTTCTCTTGAATAAATAACTTTAGTCCTAACCAGTTAGTGATgtaatttttatggtgtctcATTTTTTGCAGGTGCAGacttatgaaaaagaaaaaatgtcacttcatcggaaaaaaaaatcaaaggcatttTTACATtgctattatttattatataatgAATTTTCCAGTTCAAGTGGTTTTCACATTTTAAGGATCTTTTCGAATTTATTTGTTATGTAATTTGGTTCATTGTACCTCTAATTAAAATACTATTTCAGACGTGGGTTATTTCAGATTTCTACATTACGTCAATTTGGGTgaaatctattttatattttattactttGTTTTTAACTCATGGTGATCATCGGATGCAAGATTATACCTATGAATATAATACACACATGATTTTGTGTATGATAGTGTTTTctctaaaaccaaagtaaaaattaaacataacCAAAACATACCCGAATGTAACTCGACTCAGTTAAAACAAAAAGACCATataaaaaacattatttattgctcttaacttcatttttatttcttttttccatATTATTTCATCAGTGCGACGCACGGGTTCGGATACTAGTTGAAGAGGAACAGAATGCTCACATTTTGGCTAAAACCCCCTCTGCCATAATTTCTTCAGTTAAACATCATATTCAAAGACAGGCTGTTTGGTGTCACCGAACTGTTAGTGGTATGGTGCAATATGAAACACAAAGACAATGATTGAACAAAGAGAAGAGATTTTTTCAAGAGAAGCTTTCATGTTTCAACTCTGCAAATGCAATGGACCAAGAATTTTTCAACAAAAGAGGTTCAAGAAACAGATGCATAAACAAATCCGCGAGAAGATACAGATAATAAAAAATACTAGTCAACTAGAACCTGCTGGCTCATGAGTATTTCCACTGCCACGTTAAGAACACCATCAGCAGCTGCTAGTGCCACTTCCACCTGCATCTGAAAGCAGCCCAAGACAAATGCATAAGAAACACAAAATTGAGCTGTAGGTTTTAATCTACAGTTTATGCTCATACATAATTAATAGACAAAATTTTAGGTATTAGTTCAATAGTAAGGAatcaaataaagaaatatcaCAAATAATGGAGTCAATGAGAAAGTTGACCATAATCAACATTTTAAAACAAGTTAAGTAATTGACAAGTTCACCAATTGAAAGAAATATAAAACTTACAAATTGCAATTCTAAAAATACATGATTTCGTTGGTAGTTGGTACAATAACCTGTCTCCAAAGATAAATGTCAGAAGAAGTAAAAATGATATCGTAGGGATGTCTTTGTGGCTTTTTTAAAAATatggaaaaacaaaaataattattgttaGGGATGCAATGACTCT
This is a stretch of genomic DNA from Lotus japonicus ecotype B-129 chromosome 1, LjGifu_v1.2. It encodes these proteins:
- the LOC130726769 gene encoding uncharacterized protein LOC130726769, which produces MRLLNTNGHQDNDDIKEFAEWILKLGNGESATNDDGEKLIDVPHDLLITDPSEPLLQLIQFVYPDMVSHLTDPTFYQERAILAPTLESVEKVNQYILSCIEREEKEYLSCDYACKSDEDNDVEAAWLTPEFLHEVKCSRIPNHKLVLKKGVPVMLLRNLDQSSGLCNGTRLLIEDLCPNVIGVTVVTGTNSGKKVYIGRMSLIPQDSGLPFKFERRQFPLAICYAMTINKSQGQSLSHVGLYLPRPVFTHDQFYVAVSRVKSRKGLRILILDDEGEITTSTTNVAYREVFENI